The Myotis daubentonii chromosome 1, mMyoDau2.1, whole genome shotgun sequence genome includes the window TCAAAAAAcctaatttgttgtttttttaatatatttttattgatttcagagaggaagggggggagagagagacagagagagagagagagagagaaagagagagagagagagagagagaaacatcaatgatgagagagaattattgattggctgcctcctgctagccccctactggggattgagcccacaacatgggcatatgccctcaccgggaatcaaaccgtaacctcctggttcataggtcaatgctcaaccactgagccacgccggctggactaatttagttgttttttaaaataaaagttttccagCTTAATTGAGATACAATTTACACATGTCCTTTCATTgcttttttaatgataaaatatattaaataactgttctgaaaatttaaaattcatgtttaaataaaaaatttgaattgGCATTGTATTTTTCTGTGAATAATTGGAGGATGCTTATAAATATGAaagtttgacatttaaaaattcttcgCAACAAATCTTATTTATTGGAATTAAATGCTTAGTACCTTTATTCACCATGTATTTGGATAATAATGTAAAAACTAGGTCAAatgtaaatgattaaaaaccCTGAACTGTTTTATTTTAGGTTCAAAAAAGATCAGTAAGTCTGAGGAACATTTATTGACTCCAGAGCAACTGGATGGAACAAGTTACCGAATGTCTTGGACTGGACCTAGTAATTCAAGTTTTCGAGAAATAGAAGCAAAAGAAGCTTCTCCAATAGAGGGAAATCTTGAGGTGGAAAACTCTCGTTTGGAGCCTGATATGGTAGAAAAGTCATCTATTAATTCATATGAACTCACCCCTTCTAATGTACACAATAAGCATAATGACAACCTAACCGGAAGCTCTCTTAGTGGGGATGAAAATAACTTGAGTACAGAGACTTTGGTGAAAATTCAGAAAGCATTTTCTGATTCTGGAAGTAAGCTTCATGCATTGATAAACCACAAGCAGCCATCAATTACTAATGTGGggaaagtaaaagtaaatgaaaCATCTATAGCATATAGCTCACGGGAAAATCTATTTGAAAGTAATGATTTGACTGTGATAGCATCAAATGAACACCACACTGGTAAAAGTGAAAATAGTTTTTCAGAAAGAGACTTCTCACAACATCAAACTCACAAATTAGATAGAAAAGCAACTATAAAATGTTATTCAGCTAATATGAAGATGGAACATGATGATATCATTCATTCAGATATGCCAAATGATGACTTAAACAAGCAAGAATTGCCCAGTGATGAACAGATAAAAACACAACAGTCCCCAAGGGATAAACTAAATACTAAATTAAAGGAGGAGAATATGATTGAAGAGAACTTGTTGAATTGCCCAGCTCCTAGGGAGGATGCAGCTAACATCTCTTCCTCAGAGCAGATTACATGTGATACAACCAGCTTATCAAAACCTAGGCGTGTGACAATGGTTACACAGCAGTCACTGGTGGAAAAGTGTGATACAAGGCTATCTGAACATTTACAAGTAACAGAACATGGAAAGGTTTCAGACCACATACAATGGTTTAATAAGCTTTCTTTAAATGAATCAAATAGGACAAAGGTTAAATCACCTCTTAAGTTTCAGCGCACACCTGTCCGTCAGTCTGTCCGAAGAATTAATTCTTTGTTGGAGTATGACAGACAACCTGTAAGGCACAAATTGGCACATCTTGGTGATACTGCTTCTCCTCTGGTTAAATCAGTGAGCTGTGACAGTGCTCTTCCCTCTTGTATCGAAAGTACGTCAAACGATTCCTCAATTTCACATACCCAATCAGGTCCTAAGGAACGGAAGTCAGTTTCATGCAAACAGTCAAATGTTGATGCAGTTACAAGATCAAGCATGGGGTTAACTTCTAAATCTTTCTCACAGATGAAGAGGCACCCAGACTCTATGAATGCTTCGGTTGGGTCAACCAGAGTTTATAAACAAAAAGTGATATCTGATGGCCAAACTACTAGTAAGGGTCCTTTGGAGGATCTGACAAATCATGATATGTTAAGATCTgttgtaaataataatacaggcttCTCTGGAATAAATAGCAGGATCCTTAGGAAGCCGTCAGAAAGAGAAAGGGTCTGGTATAAAGGTTCTCCCAAAAATCCTATTGGAAAAGTTCAACTACTACCAACAAGTAAACCTGTAGACTTGTAATTGGTAAATGTTATACTTGTCattaatgtaaataaaatcaGTTGGTGATGTGCTTGTTAATTTGTAGCTCAGGATGATTGTTACATgatagatttttaatttcattgcaCAAGCAACTTGGATTCTTGTGCTTGTATAAATGACTACTTTCCCTTAATTATGGCAATATTTAAGACTTTAATTTTATTGTGATGTTTTAAAACAGGAtacactttactttttaaaagattattgacTGGCTTtgtaagaaattaattttttaaaattgcatgaaTTTTATATCTTAACTGTGATGGGAAGAGTAGAATAAGTTGTGTCTATTTCCTGTTATTCCTCCTAAGTCTGATAAGGTTTCTACAAGAAATGTTTAGGATATAAAG containing:
- the ARHGAP11A gene encoding rho GTPase-activating protein 11A isoform X2; protein product: MWDQRLVRLALVQQLRAAYGIKVKGGRGQGERRRRDSAAAAVVGKIFGVPFNALPHSVVPEYGHIPSFLVDACTSLEEHIHTEGLFRKSGSVIRLKALKNKLDHGESGLSSALPCDIAGLLKQFFRELPEPILPADLHEALFKAQQLGTEEKNKATLLLSCLMPDHTIDILRYFFNFLRNVSLRSSENKMDSSNLAVIFAPNLLQTSEVHEKMSANTEKKLRLQAAVVQTFIDYASDIGHVPDFIMEKIPPMLGIDGLCATPSLEGFEEGHYETPGDCKRKRRQSVGDFVSGALNKLKYNRTPSVTPQQERITQLSESPVILTPNAKRKLPVDSSHGCSSKKRKSIKHNFNFELLPSNLFSTSSTPVSAISGNLLISTDVPRRSKRIASKKVCRVESGKAGCFSPKISRKEKVRRSLRLKFSLGKSSKDANGCSGVNRHENVGRRLANQQNLKSSIESVKTGLLFSPDNDERLTKNGSKKISKSEEHLLTPEQLDGTSYRMSWTGPSNSSFREIEAKEASPIEGNLEVENSRLEPDMVEKSSINSYELTPSNVHNKHNDNLTGSSLSGDENNLSTETLVKIQKAFSDSGSKLHALINHKQPSITNVGKVKVNETSIAYSSRENLFESNDLTVIASNEHHTGKSENSFSERDFSQHQTHKLDRKATIKCYSANMKMEHDDIIHSDMPNDDLNKQELPSDEQIKTQQSPRDKLNTKLKEENMIEENLLNCPAPREDAANISSSEQITCDTTSLSKPRRVTMVTQQSLVEKCDTRLSEHLQVTEHGKVSDHIQWFNKLSLNESNRTKVKSPLKFQRTPVRQSVRRINSLLEYDRQPVRHKLAHLGDTASPLVKSVSCDSALPSCIESTSNDSSISHTQSGPKERKSVSCKQSNVDAVTRSSMGLTSKSFSQMKRHPDSMNASVGSTRVYKQKVISDGQTTSKGPLEDLTNHDMLRSVVNNNTGFSGINSRILRKPSERERVWYKGSPKNPIGKVQLLPTSKPVDL
- the ARHGAP11A gene encoding rho GTPase-activating protein 11A isoform X1, with amino-acid sequence MWDQRLVRLALVQQLRAAYGIKVKGGRGQGERRRRDSAAAAVVGKIFGVPFNALPHSVVPEYGHIPSFLVDACTSLEEHIHTEGLFRKSGSVIRLKALKNKLDHGESGLSSALPCDIAGLLKQFFRELPEPILPADLHEALFKAQQLGTEEKNKATLLLSCLMPDHTIDILRYFFNFLRNVSLRSSENKMDSSNLAVIFAPNLLQTSEVHEKMSANTEKKLRLQAAVVQTFIDYASDIGHVPDFIMEKIPPMLGIDGLCATPSLEGFEEGHYETPGDCKRKRRQSVGDFVSGALNKLKYNRTPSVTPQQERITQLSESPVILTPNAKRKLPVDSSHGCSSKKRKSIKHNFNFELLPSNLFSTSSTPVSVHFDTSPEVSSQSSLSPVAISGNLLISTDVPRRSKRIASKKVCRVESGKAGCFSPKISRKEKVRRSLRLKFSLGKSSKDANGCSGVNRHENVGRRLANQQNLKSSIESVKTGLLFSPDNDERLTKNGSKKISKSEEHLLTPEQLDGTSYRMSWTGPSNSSFREIEAKEASPIEGNLEVENSRLEPDMVEKSSINSYELTPSNVHNKHNDNLTGSSLSGDENNLSTETLVKIQKAFSDSGSKLHALINHKQPSITNVGKVKVNETSIAYSSRENLFESNDLTVIASNEHHTGKSENSFSERDFSQHQTHKLDRKATIKCYSANMKMEHDDIIHSDMPNDDLNKQELPSDEQIKTQQSPRDKLNTKLKEENMIEENLLNCPAPREDAANISSSEQITCDTTSLSKPRRVTMVTQQSLVEKCDTRLSEHLQVTEHGKVSDHIQWFNKLSLNESNRTKVKSPLKFQRTPVRQSVRRINSLLEYDRQPVRHKLAHLGDTASPLVKSVSCDSALPSCIESTSNDSSISHTQSGPKERKSVSCKQSNVDAVTRSSMGLTSKSFSQMKRHPDSMNASVGSTRVYKQKVISDGQTTSKGPLEDLTNHDMLRSVVNNNTGFSGINSRILRKPSERERVWYKGSPKNPIGKVQLLPTSKPVDL